One Maribacter dokdonensis DSW-8 genomic region harbors:
- a CDS encoding glycosyltransferase family 2 protein: MHEPLVSILIPFKNVAEYFEECLDSIQKQTYTNWEVIAVNDNSNDLSVTIAKSFAAKDARFKILDNDEAGIITALRKAYLHSKGDYISRMDADDYMDKDRIKIMAESLATHGKETLAIGKVKYFSKKGVKNGYDRYEKWLNKLTATGDNFKEIYKECVIPSPCWMVHRSDFDACGAFKPNRYPEDYDLAFRFYEKGLKCLPCTTTLHYWRDYDIRTSRTSEHYAQNYFLDIKLHYFLKLELKTNNNLVVWGAGKKGKTIANLLVKKNIPFHWVCDNEKKIGKDIYGVRLVHFSALRKISHSKTIITVANEEDQLNITSFYNELNKKTAVDYFFFC; the protein is encoded by the coding sequence ATGCATGAACCACTAGTAAGTATTTTAATTCCCTTTAAAAATGTAGCCGAATATTTTGAAGAATGTCTAGATTCTATTCAAAAACAGACGTATACCAATTGGGAAGTAATTGCCGTTAATGACAACTCTAATGACTTAAGTGTAACAATAGCCAAATCATTTGCAGCTAAAGACGCTAGGTTTAAAATACTGGACAATGATGAAGCCGGAATTATAACGGCCCTAAGAAAAGCTTATCTACACAGTAAGGGTGATTATATTTCTAGGATGGATGCCGATGACTACATGGATAAAGACCGTATTAAGATTATGGCGGAATCACTGGCTACTCATGGAAAAGAAACTCTTGCCATAGGAAAAGTGAAATATTTTTCAAAAAAAGGAGTAAAAAACGGTTATGACCGTTATGAAAAGTGGTTGAACAAGCTAACCGCAACGGGCGATAATTTTAAGGAAATATACAAGGAATGTGTAATTCCCTCCCCTTGTTGGATGGTACATAGGTCTGACTTTGACGCATGCGGTGCATTTAAGCCTAATAGATACCCGGAAGATTATGACTTGGCATTTCGTTTTTATGAAAAGGGCTTAAAATGTTTACCCTGCACCACTACCCTACACTATTGGCGAGATTATGACATTAGAACATCACGCACAAGCGAACATTATGCGCAAAACTACTTTTTAGATATAAAACTACATTACTTCTTAAAGCTGGAATTAAAAACAAACAACAATTTAGTAGTTTGGGGAGCGGGAAAAAAAGGAAAAACAATAGCCAATTTACTGGTTAAAAAAAATATACCTTTTCATTGGGTTTGTGATAACGAAAAGAAAATAGGTAAGGACATTTATGGTGTACGCCTTGTTCATTTCTCTGCTTTACGCAAAATATCTCACAGTAAAACCATAATTACCGTAGCCAATGAGGAAGACCAACTGAACATTACCTCTTTTTATAATGAATTGAACAAAAAAACAGCAGTAGATTATTTCTTTTTCTGTTAA
- a CDS encoding BatA domain-containing protein — protein MQFKYPELLWGLLLLLIPILIHLFQLRRFKITPFTNVKFLKQVVSESRKSSTLKKWLLLITRMMIIAVLVLAFAQPFFANDTALQEKETVFYLDDSFSMNAQIENGNLFQNTIQDFIKYVPTDTRFTLFTNKEVFKDVEISEMQNELLNINVSSEQLKIDEIILRGNTFFSKNTGTQKNLVLISDFQQRLGTISKTDSIDNLHIKYIKPYSSFIANTSLDSIFISIRTNENIELTAYLSTNTEEESIPVSLFDNDKLVAKTAAKFNDSKKTEVSFTLNAKEAILGKITISDNGLSYDNEFYFNIDKNPKIKVLAIGNSPSGFLERIYTDDEFVFTNSTLDQLNYSSIENQDLVVLNEIENLPSSLVTALRTLTKNGGSFTLIPAVKVNNNSYNDLSSAHYATQYGNSSAQELSISEIKTGHPLFQNVFDKKVSNFQYPKVNEHFKISTKGPVAIALQNKDPYLVGDSNAYFFSAALNANNSNFINSPLIVPSFYNMGVNSLKIPPLYANLGTDISVEIPLNLQQDDIIKISSSVNEFIPQQRILPNKVQINFAKNPKNAGIYKVVHKDSILRHISFNENRKESELLYSPLPENNSSTSISNFFLESQKNNAINEFWKWFAILALVFVIIETLLQRFLK, from the coding sequence ATGCAATTTAAATATCCAGAACTTCTTTGGGGTCTTTTACTACTACTCATTCCTATATTAATTCACCTTTTTCAATTACGCAGATTTAAGATAACACCCTTTACAAATGTAAAGTTCTTAAAACAAGTTGTCTCTGAATCTAGAAAAAGCAGCACTCTAAAAAAATGGTTGTTGCTTATAACCAGAATGATGATTATTGCTGTCTTGGTATTGGCTTTTGCTCAACCATTCTTTGCAAACGATACGGCATTACAAGAAAAAGAAACCGTGTTCTACTTGGATGATTCTTTTAGTATGAACGCCCAAATTGAAAACGGAAATCTTTTTCAAAATACCATTCAAGATTTCATTAAATATGTACCAACGGACACACGCTTTACCTTGTTTACTAACAAAGAGGTGTTCAAAGATGTAGAGATAAGTGAAATGCAGAATGAGCTATTGAATATTAATGTTTCTTCAGAACAATTAAAAATCGATGAAATCATATTAAGGGGAAATACCTTTTTTAGTAAGAACACCGGAACTCAAAAAAACCTAGTTCTTATATCTGATTTTCAACAAAGATTAGGTACCATCTCTAAGACCGACTCTATTGATAATCTTCATATTAAATATATAAAACCATATAGTAGCTTCATAGCAAATACCTCTTTAGATTCTATTTTCATAAGTATCAGAACCAATGAGAACATTGAGCTAACAGCCTATTTATCAACAAATACAGAAGAAGAATCAATACCAGTGTCATTATTTGACAATGACAAACTTGTTGCTAAAACAGCAGCAAAGTTCAATGACTCTAAAAAGACCGAAGTTAGTTTTACTTTGAATGCGAAAGAGGCTATTCTAGGTAAGATCACCATTTCAGATAATGGATTATCCTATGATAATGAATTTTACTTTAATATTGATAAAAACCCAAAGATCAAAGTACTGGCTATTGGCAATTCTCCTTCAGGGTTCTTAGAACGTATTTATACAGATGATGAGTTTGTATTTACCAATAGTACACTAGATCAATTAAATTACAGCAGTATTGAAAACCAAGATTTAGTAGTTCTAAATGAAATAGAGAACCTACCTAGCTCACTTGTAACAGCATTGAGAACCTTAACTAAAAACGGTGGTAGCTTTACACTTATACCCGCTGTAAAAGTCAACAACAATTCATACAACGACCTATCATCGGCACATTATGCCACACAATACGGCAATTCATCAGCCCAGGAATTATCCATATCGGAAATAAAAACGGGACATCCCTTATTTCAAAACGTCTTTGATAAAAAGGTGTCCAATTTTCAATATCCAAAAGTTAATGAACACTTTAAAATAAGTACCAAAGGTCCTGTTGCCATAGCGCTTCAAAACAAAGACCCTTATTTGGTAGGAGATTCTAATGCTTATTTCTTCTCTGCAGCATTAAATGCCAACAACTCAAACTTCATAAATTCCCCGTTAATAGTTCCGTCTTTTTACAATATGGGAGTAAACAGTTTAAAAATTCCACCGTTGTATGCCAATCTTGGTACTGATATTTCTGTAGAAATACCACTAAACTTGCAACAAGACGATATTATTAAAATTAGTAGTTCCGTAAATGAGTTTATTCCTCAACAACGTATACTACCTAATAAAGTACAGATCAATTTTGCCAAAAATCCAAAAAATGCCGGTATTTATAAAGTTGTTCATAAAGATAGTATTCTTAGACATATCAGTTTTAATGAAAATAGAAAAGAAAGTGAGTTGTTGTATTCACCATTACCGGAAAACAACAGCAGTACATCCATTTCCAATTTCTTTTTAGAAAGTCAAAAAAACAATGCCATAAACGAGTTTTGGAAATGGTTTGCTATTTTAGCATTGGTATTTGTTATAATAGAAACCTTACTTCAAAGATTTTTAAAATAA
- a CDS encoding dihydroorotase: protein MNILLKSVTIVNGSTNHLHLKKRDILIKNGIIDAIESKIEPSGKTKVIDIKNLHVSIGWFDSGVNFGEPGYEERETIENGLLTAAKSGFTDVVLNTSSHPTPDSASDIVYLKNASKNQLTNLYPLGNLTVKGEGEVLAEIYDMKNAGALGFYDYKAPMGNANLLKIALQYAQNFEGMVFSFPLDKSISGKGIVNEGITSTKLGLKGIPTLAEELQIARDLFVLEYTGGKLFIPTVSSANSVKLIADAKKKGLQVFCSVAVHNLTITDSELENFDTQFKVMPPLRTSADIKALQKAVKNGTIDLVTTDHTPLNIELKHVEFDNADFGTIGLESAFGTLNDIFGVEETIAILTKGRSIFGLDEPEIETGKAANLTLFTTEDTFEFSDEHIYSSSKNAIALGKTLKGKVIGSISNNQIILNK, encoded by the coding sequence ATGAACATACTTTTAAAATCAGTAACGATAGTAAATGGGAGTACAAATCATCTTCATTTAAAAAAACGCGATATCCTGATTAAAAATGGTATAATAGACGCCATTGAAAGCAAGATAGAGCCTAGTGGCAAAACAAAGGTTATTGATATAAAGAACCTACATGTTTCCATCGGCTGGTTTGATAGTGGTGTAAATTTTGGCGAGCCAGGTTACGAGGAAAGGGAGACCATAGAAAACGGATTATTGACAGCTGCAAAAAGTGGATTTACAGATGTAGTTTTAAATACCAGCAGCCATCCGACTCCAGATTCGGCATCGGATATCGTATATCTTAAAAATGCGTCCAAAAATCAGCTAACCAATCTATATCCGCTAGGGAATCTAACCGTAAAAGGAGAAGGAGAAGTTCTTGCCGAAATTTATGACATGAAAAATGCCGGGGCGCTTGGCTTTTATGATTACAAAGCACCAATGGGCAATGCCAACCTTTTAAAGATAGCCCTGCAATATGCTCAAAATTTTGAAGGTATGGTATTCTCTTTTCCTTTGGATAAAAGCATCTCTGGAAAAGGAATTGTCAATGAAGGCATTACCAGCACCAAATTAGGCTTAAAAGGCATACCTACATTAGCCGAAGAATTACAAATTGCAAGAGATCTTTTTGTTCTTGAATATACTGGAGGCAAATTGTTTATTCCAACTGTATCCTCTGCAAACTCTGTAAAATTAATTGCCGACGCAAAAAAGAAAGGGCTTCAAGTGTTCTGCAGTGTTGCTGTGCATAATCTAACGATTACAGACAGTGAACTTGAAAATTTTGACACACAGTTTAAGGTCATGCCACCTCTACGCACTTCTGCTGACATTAAAGCATTACAAAAAGCAGTTAAAAACGGAACTATTGATTTGGTAACAACAGACCATACACCCCTGAACATTGAACTTAAACATGTAGAATTTGACAATGCCGATTTTGGAACCATTGGTTTAGAAAGTGCATTTGGTACGCTCAATGATATATTTGGTGTAGAAGAAACCATAGCAATACTTACCAAAGGGCGTTCTATATTTGGGTTGGATGAACCTGAAATTGAAACCGGTAAAGCTGCCAATTTAACCTTATTCACAACCGAAGATACTTTTGAATTCTCTGATGAGCATATTTACAGCTCTAGTAAAAATGCTATAGCTTTAGGTAAGACCTTGAAAGGAAAAGTCATTGGAAGCATTTCTAATAATCAAATCATTTTAAATAAGTAA
- a CDS encoding alpha/beta hydrolase: MTTAPLSLEHIIKPSSLTDKKPPVLFMLHGYGSNEDDLFSFASELPQELCIISVRAPYILQPYGYAWYAINFDNEKGKWSDDDQAIASRDKIKNFIDEACSTYGLDEKNVNLLGFSQGTILSYAVALSYPEKVKNIIALSGYINENILVETYKENNFDHLNFYSSHGDMDQVIPIDWARKAPVILEKLNIKHVFEEFPAGHGVAPQNFYSLKKWISTKI; this comes from the coding sequence ATGACAACAGCTCCCCTATCCTTAGAACATATTATAAAACCTTCTTCATTGACCGACAAAAAACCACCGGTACTATTTATGCTGCATGGCTATGGTAGTAATGAAGATGACCTTTTTTCATTTGCCTCGGAACTGCCACAGGAATTATGTATTATCTCGGTACGTGCCCCATATATTTTACAACCTTATGGATATGCATGGTATGCCATAAATTTTGATAACGAAAAAGGAAAATGGAGCGATGATGACCAAGCCATAGCATCTCGTGACAAAATAAAAAATTTCATTGACGAAGCTTGCTCCACTTATGGCTTGGATGAAAAAAATGTAAACTTACTAGGCTTTAGTCAAGGCACCATTCTAAGTTATGCCGTTGCCCTATCATACCCTGAAAAAGTAAAGAATATTATTGCTCTTAGTGGGTACATTAATGAAAATATATTGGTTGAAACTTATAAAGAAAACAATTTCGACCATTTAAATTTCTATTCTTCACATGGTGATATGGATCAGGTAATCCCTATTGATTGGGCTAGAAAAGCACCGGTAATATTGGAAAAACTGAACATAAAACATGTTTTTGAAGAATTCCCTGCCGGGCATGGCGTAGCTCCACAGAACTTCTATTCTTTAAAAAAATGGATTTCAACTAAGATTTAA